The Mycolicibacterium duvalii DNA window GCATGGCGACGTGTGGTCGACGTCAATCTCAACGGCGTCTTCCATACCGCCCAGGCGGTGCTGCCGGACATGGTGGCGGCGGGCTGGGGACGCATCGTCAACATCTCGTCGTCGAGCACGCACTCCGGGGTGCCCTACATGTCGCACTATGTCGCGGCGAAGTCGGCGGTGAACGGGCTGACCAAATCCCTGGCGCTCGAGTACGGTCCGTTCGGCATCACGGTCAACGCCGTCCCGCCGGGTTTCATCGACACCCCGATGTTGCGCAGCGCGGAGGGGCGCGGGCTGCTGGGCGACATCAACGACACCATCGAGGCCACGCCGGTGCGCAGGATGGGCCGGCCCGAGGACATCGCCGCGGCGTGCGCCTTCCTGGCCTCCGAGGAGGCGGGCTACATCACCGGACAGATCCTCGGGGTCAACGGTGGCCGCAACACCTGACCCGGGGCCGGCGGCCCATTTCACTGTCACCGACGGTGGCTTTCTGTCGACCCGTTACGCCCAGAGTCACTGGGGCCCAGACCATCTCAACGGCCCCGCGGTGGTCGGCCTGGTCGCGCGGGCGCTCGAACACGAGTGCGCCGAGGAAGATCTCCAGCCGGCGCGACTGACCGTCGACCTGCTGCGCGCGGCACGCAACGCACACACGCTCGTCGCGGTCCGCGTGGTACGCGAGGGCCGACGGGTCCGCAGTGCGCACTGCGACGTCACACAGGGCGGCCAACGGGTCGCGCACGCCTCGTTGCTTTCCTACCGACGGTCGGCCGAGCCGCCCGGGACGCTGTGGCGCAACGGTCAGGCGTTTCCGTCGCCACCGCGGCCGGACGGATCCGT harbors:
- a CDS encoding SDR family NAD(P)-dependent oxidoreductase gives rise to the protein MRTAVVTGGSSGIGRAVAERLRADGHRVATIDLAPSPNGHGHIADVTRREQIDAALEAIRAELGPVGILVNAAGLDGFTAFADITFDAWRRVVDVNLNGVFHTAQAVLPDMVAAGWGRIVNISSSSTHSGVPYMSHYVAAKSAVNGLTKSLALEYGPFGITVNAVPPGFIDTPMLRSAEGRGLLGDINDTIEATPVRRMGRPEDIAAACAFLASEEAGYITGQILGVNGGRNT